The following proteins come from a genomic window of Oleidesulfovibrio alaskensis DSM 16109:
- the dnaX gene encoding DNA polymerase III subunit gamma/tau — translation MSHASLTAKYRPQTFADVAGQETVKAILSRAAAENRVAPAYLFSGTRGVGKTTIARIFAKALNCTRGPAAEPCNECEQCRKITQGMAVDVVEIDGASNRGIDDAKRLKEAIGYAPMEGRYKVFIIDEAHMLTREAFNALLKTLEEPPANVTFVMATTEPHKFPVTIVSRCQHFIFKRLTENGLAAHLVRILEREGTGYESEAVKLIARRAAGSVRDSMSLLGQVLALGSDSLTVADARGILGLAGQELFFRVADAIRRQDCVGVSTVLRDVLDQGLDLGFFLRELTGMWRNLFMLRQAGESALPLLDLPEEEARQWLEWAPQFALSHIHACWQMTLEGQRRVLNSLEPAMALELLLLNLAFMPRLLGMQQASQTAPAPVPVAGDGPAPSGGSSGTPPAGGHAAPPRSAPSVPSVPDPAGTSGRVADAAEPQQQAQADSTAPPPAEDAPPGQPEPSGPATWEGFAQFCLQQNGQDGKSLRLLRQIKGELRDGVLHITPAYQMQRDRLTQPEMAAALETLARSYWGAGVTVAVGEPTEQRKAISDLRKELDDHPAVQLLKEELGARVLAVRYMEKNNND, via the coding sequence ATGAGTCACGCATCGCTAACCGCAAAATACAGGCCGCAGACCTTTGCCGACGTTGCCGGACAGGAAACCGTCAAAGCCATTCTGTCACGGGCCGCGGCCGAAAACAGGGTCGCGCCTGCCTACTTGTTCAGCGGTACGCGCGGGGTGGGAAAAACCACCATCGCGCGTATTTTTGCCAAGGCGCTTAATTGCACCCGCGGTCCGGCCGCGGAACCCTGCAACGAGTGTGAACAGTGCCGCAAGATAACGCAGGGCATGGCTGTGGACGTGGTGGAGATTGACGGCGCCTCCAACCGCGGCATTGATGACGCCAAACGCCTCAAGGAAGCCATCGGTTATGCCCCCATGGAAGGCCGGTACAAGGTTTTCATCATCGACGAGGCGCACATGCTCACCCGCGAGGCGTTTAACGCGCTGCTGAAAACGCTGGAAGAGCCGCCGGCCAATGTCACCTTTGTCATGGCCACCACCGAGCCGCATAAATTTCCCGTAACCATTGTCAGCCGCTGTCAGCATTTTATTTTCAAACGGCTTACCGAAAACGGACTGGCAGCGCATCTGGTGCGCATTCTTGAGCGCGAAGGCACAGGATACGAGTCTGAAGCGGTCAAGCTTATTGCCCGCCGTGCCGCCGGCAGCGTACGCGACTCCATGTCTTTGCTGGGACAGGTGCTGGCACTGGGCAGCGATTCTCTGACCGTGGCGGATGCCCGGGGTATTCTGGGGCTTGCCGGACAGGAGTTGTTTTTCCGCGTGGCCGACGCCATCAGGCGTCAGGACTGTGTCGGTGTTTCCACCGTGTTGCGCGATGTTCTTGATCAGGGACTTGATCTGGGCTTTTTTTTGCGCGAGCTGACAGGCATGTGGCGCAACCTGTTCATGTTGCGTCAGGCCGGTGAAAGCGCATTGCCCCTGCTGGACCTGCCCGAAGAAGAAGCCCGTCAGTGGCTTGAATGGGCACCGCAGTTTGCCCTGTCGCACATCCATGCCTGCTGGCAGATGACTCTGGAAGGACAGCGGCGCGTGCTGAACAGCCTTGAACCGGCCATGGCGCTGGAACTGCTGCTGCTCAATCTTGCATTCATGCCGCGCCTGCTGGGTATGCAGCAGGCTTCGCAGACGGCGCCTGCTCCGGTGCCCGTGGCCGGTGACGGACCTGCTCCTTCCGGCGGTTCGTCCGGTACTCCGCCGGCGGGCGGACATGCTGCTCCGCCCCGCTCTGCCCCGTCTGTCCCGTCTGTCCCGGACCCTGCCGGTACTTCCGGTCGTGTTGCGGATGCGGCGGAACCGCAACAGCAGGCGCAGGCAGACAGTACAGCGCCCCCCCCCGCCGAGGATGCTCCGCCGGGGCAGCCCGAGCCGTCCGGCCCCGCCACGTGGGAGGGTTTCGCGCAGTTCTGCCTGCAGCAGAACGGTCAGGACGGCAAAAGCCTGCGACTCCTGCGGCAGATAAAAGGTGAACTGCGTGACGGGGTGCTGCATATCACCCCCGCGTACCAGATGCAGCGCGACCGTCTGACACAGCCGGAAATGGCAGCCGCTCTGGAGACTCTGGCCCGCAGCTACTGGGGTGCGGGTGTTACAGTGGCGGTGGGTGAACCCACCGAACAGCGCAAGGCCATCTCGGACCTGCGCAAGGAACTGGATGACCACCCTGCCGTACAGCTTCTGAAAGAAGAGTTGGGAGCGCGTGTGCTGGCGGTGCGGTATATGGAAAAAAATAACAACGACTGA
- a CDS encoding glycosyltransferase, protein MRTCIFIPPLKKATGGTAVLLQLARHLHQGGYGVCLVPREDTMPAGDDHADIPVVRWDSLRLTPQDIWLVPEGWVNALTPGLQAGARSVVYVQNWAYLLSALPQGVHWNRLPVSFLNVSQPVAWFTREATGRQGPVLRPGIDTALFHAPAARPDGPVRIAWMPRKNKALAVRIREFFEARRAQHGGAQVEWRELHGLTHRQVAEELRQADIFLATGFPEGCPLPPLEAMACGCVVTGFSGMGGWDYMRQAMPQGYTPWWPMRPPHETPWDGNGFFAADADVPAAALALEHAVSLVETSRTEPCAPLDSVRKNAQVTVSHYSLEKQREAVLDLWSQAALGNIFS, encoded by the coding sequence CAGGGCGGTTACGGGGTATGTCTTGTCCCCCGTGAAGACACCATGCCCGCCGGAGACGACCATGCGGATATTCCCGTTGTACGGTGGGACAGCCTGCGTCTGACGCCGCAGGACATCTGGCTGGTACCCGAAGGATGGGTAAACGCCCTGACCCCCGGACTTCAGGCCGGTGCGCGTTCCGTCGTGTATGTGCAGAACTGGGCCTATCTGCTTTCCGCTCTGCCGCAGGGGGTGCACTGGAACAGGCTTCCGGTCTCTTTTCTCAATGTTTCACAGCCGGTGGCATGGTTCACGCGTGAAGCCACCGGCAGACAGGGACCGGTACTGCGCCCGGGCATAGACACTGCGCTGTTCCACGCTCCTGCCGCCAGACCGGACGGTCCGGTGCGCATTGCATGGATGCCCCGCAAAAACAAAGCTCTGGCCGTACGCATACGGGAATTTTTTGAAGCACGGCGGGCACAGCACGGCGGTGCACAGGTTGAGTGGCGCGAACTGCACGGGCTGACGCACCGGCAGGTGGCGGAAGAGCTGCGTCAGGCCGATATTTTTCTTGCCACTGGTTTTCCCGAAGGCTGTCCGCTGCCACCGCTGGAGGCCATGGCCTGCGGCTGCGTGGTAACAGGCTTTTCAGGCATGGGCGGCTGGGACTACATGCGGCAGGCCATGCCGCAGGGCTACACCCCGTGGTGGCCCATGCGTCCGCCACATGAAACGCCGTGGGACGGTAACGGTTTTTTTGCCGCAGACGCAGATGTGCCCGCCGCGGCGCTGGCGCTGGAACACGCGGTATCACTGGTGGAAACATCGCGCACAGAGCCCTGCGCGCCTCTTGACTCCGTACGTAAAAATGCGCAGGTAACCGTTTCGCACTATTCACTGGAAAAACAACGTGAGGCTGTGCTCGACCTGTGGTCGCAGGCCGCCCTCGGAAACATATTCTCTTAG
- a CDS encoding response regulator: protein MPTILIVEDDPITRGILRDIVTSYGHKVLDVADGRTAWERLQNDPDIDLMITDVRMPGLDGMELVGMLRSNDRLQGLPVIITSGVVGLRQIARLLRRGASSFIAKPIDPKELQHCIQNTLAAGTGVPHSSRPDDVSARS, encoded by the coding sequence ATGCCGACCATACTCATAGTAGAAGACGACCCCATAACGCGTGGGATATTACGTGATATAGTGACTTCTTACGGCCACAAAGTGCTTGATGTGGCAGACGGCAGAACAGCCTGGGAACGCCTGCAGAATGATCCGGACATAGACCTGATGATCACCGACGTGCGCATGCCCGGGCTGGACGGTATGGAACTGGTGGGTATGCTGCGCAGCAACGACAGGCTGCAGGGACTGCCTGTCATCATCACTTCCGGCGTGGTGGGACTGCGCCAGATTGCCAGACTGCTCCGCCGCGGAGCCAGCAGCTTCATCGCAAAACCCATTGACCCCAAGGAGCTGCAGCACTGCATACAGAACACTCTGGCTGCCGGAACAGGAGTGCCGCACAGCTCACGCCCCGACGATGTTTCGGCACGCAGCTGA
- a CDS encoding M48 family metallopeptidase, with amino-acid sequence MNMYCIIILAAVTGSWLLQTTAAVLGLGRTGAPLPAGTGLDMEPARRERMQRYVASGMRLNIAEDTAGTAVFLVFWLCGGFGVADALSRSAGALLGGFAGGGPAVTGIMTGLFFFGLLGVLSSLAGLPFSLWRTFVHEERFGFNRTTPLTFVADRLKAGLLVAVMGGPLAAGVLWLLALYGPEAWLPVWLLVSVFSLLVSFLAPWYLLPLFNTFTPLPQGALRSAIDRYVTGQGYTLSGLFVVDGSRRSAKVNAYFTGLGRQRRIALFDTLLEKLDDDEVVAVVAHEVGHCTLGHIPVMLGLSVARTGLMLWLLSFFLTEPQLFAAFGVEQVSYHAGLVFFSLLFTPVSLFTGVGFHALLRRNEYAADAFAARTTGRPDVLSSALRKLASENMTNLNPHPLQVALHYTHPPLVQRLQALGALPVRRG; translated from the coding sequence ATGAACATGTATTGTATCATCATACTGGCGGCGGTGACGGGCAGTTGGCTGTTGCAGACCACAGCGGCGGTGCTGGGGCTGGGGAGGACAGGAGCTCCGCTGCCTGCGGGTACAGGGCTGGATATGGAACCGGCGCGGCGCGAACGTATGCAGCGGTATGTGGCTTCCGGAATGCGTCTGAACATCGCCGAGGACACGGCTGGTACGGCGGTGTTTCTGGTGTTCTGGCTTTGCGGGGGCTTTGGGGTCGCGGATGCGCTGTCGAGGTCTGCCGGTGCGTTGCTTGGCGGCTTTGCAGGGGGTGGTCCGGCGGTAACCGGAATCATGACCGGTCTGTTTTTCTTCGGCCTGCTGGGAGTGCTTTCGTCGCTGGCAGGTCTGCCTTTTTCTTTGTGGCGGACTTTTGTGCACGAAGAACGCTTCGGCTTCAACAGAACAACTCCGCTGACGTTTGTTGCGGACAGGCTGAAAGCCGGATTGCTGGTTGCCGTTATGGGCGGCCCGCTGGCGGCCGGTGTGTTGTGGTTGCTGGCCCTGTACGGTCCGGAAGCGTGGCTGCCCGTATGGCTGCTGGTCAGTGTGTTTTCGTTGCTGGTGTCTTTTCTGGCTCCGTGGTATCTGCTGCCGCTGTTTAATACCTTTACTCCGCTGCCGCAGGGCGCATTGCGCAGTGCCATAGACAGATATGTGACAGGACAGGGGTATACGCTGTCGGGACTTTTTGTTGTGGACGGGTCGCGGCGCAGCGCCAAGGTCAATGCTTATTTTACGGGTCTGGGCAGGCAGCGCCGCATAGCGCTGTTTGATACGCTGCTGGAAAAACTGGATGACGATGAAGTTGTGGCGGTTGTGGCGCACGAGGTGGGGCACTGCACACTGGGCCACATACCGGTGATGCTGGGGCTGAGCGTGGCACGCACCGGACTGATGCTCTGGCTGCTTTCTTTTTTTCTGACGGAGCCGCAGCTTTTTGCGGCGTTCGGTGTGGAGCAGGTGTCATACCATGCCGGTCTGGTCTTTTTTTCGCTGCTGTTCACTCCGGTGTCTTTGTTTACCGGTGTGGGCTTCCATGCTTTGCTGCGGCGCAATGAATACGCCGCGGATGCCTTTGCAGCGCGCACCACAGGACGTCCGGATGTGTTGTCTTCCGCGCTGCGTAAACTGGCATCCGAAAATATGACTAATCTGAACCCGCATCCGTTGCAGGTTGCTCTGCACTACACACACCCGCCGCTGGTGCAGCGGCTGCAAGCTCTCGGCGCGTTGCCGGTACGGCGCGGCTGA
- the recR gene encoding recombination mediator RecR, with product MTAQRLPEPLKALVDRLARLPGLGPKSALRMAMTLLKWPESETRGLGAAIAQLRDNLHLCRRCGSLTDVDPCAICTDATRGRDTLCLVSEWDSLLAMEDGGFYKGQYMILGGLLAPLDNVNPESLELERLRRRLAEGEVREIILGLGTTLEAENTASYIRSMVNRDFPQVRVTRLAQGIPLGSEVKFIDKETLRQSLQFRQDL from the coding sequence GTGACAGCGCAACGATTGCCTGAACCGCTCAAAGCGCTGGTGGACAGGCTGGCCCGTTTGCCCGGTCTGGGACCAAAATCCGCCCTGCGCATGGCCATGACCCTGCTGAAATGGCCCGAAAGTGAAACCCGCGGTCTGGGTGCCGCCATAGCGCAGCTGCGCGACAACCTGCACCTGTGCAGACGTTGCGGTTCGCTGACGGATGTGGACCCATGCGCCATATGTACCGACGCCACGCGCGGGCGCGATACGCTGTGTCTGGTTTCGGAGTGGGACAGCCTGCTGGCGATGGAAGACGGCGGATTTTACAAAGGGCAGTATATGATTCTGGGCGGGCTGCTGGCTCCGCTGGATAATGTGAATCCTGAATCGCTGGAGCTGGAAAGACTGCGCCGCAGACTGGCCGAAGGCGAAGTGCGGGAAATCATTCTGGGGCTGGGAACCACGCTGGAGGCGGAAAATACGGCTTCGTACATCCGCAGCATGGTGAACCGCGATTTTCCGCAGGTTCGCGTGACCCGTCTTGCACAGGGCATACCGCTGGGCAGCGAAGTGAAGTTCATAGACAAGGAAACATTGCGCCAGTCGTTGCAGTTCCGGCAGGATCTGTAA
- a CDS encoding TatD family hydrolase, producing the protein MSKSKHKTPPPAAHTLGLPPVGVDSHAHLDLDALRPDLDEILTRAREAGVSHIGQVFLGPQAWAQNRHLFDAYPQVFFILGLHPCDADACDENAVTAMKQAFATDPRLKAVGEIGLDYYWDDHPRELQQKTFVMQLRMAVQIDKPVVIHSRDADEDTVRLLEAEGFAGRPLLWHCFGADTALAERIVRNGWHVSVPGPVTYPANNALREALSVIPADRLMLETDCPYLTPVPWRGRRNEPALAAFTGACVARCLGIDPAELWTRCGNNARAFFGIQ; encoded by the coding sequence ATGTCAAAAAGCAAACATAAAACTCCGCCCCCTGCCGCGCATACGCTCGGACTTCCGCCGGTCGGTGTGGACTCCCATGCCCATCTGGATCTGGACGCCCTGCGGCCCGACCTTGACGAAATACTGACCCGTGCGCGTGAAGCAGGCGTCTCCCACATCGGACAGGTTTTTCTGGGCCCTCAGGCATGGGCGCAAAACCGCCATCTTTTCGACGCTTATCCGCAGGTTTTTTTCATTCTGGGGCTGCACCCCTGCGATGCCGACGCCTGCGACGAAAATGCCGTCACTGCCATGAAGCAGGCCTTTGCCACTGACCCGCGGCTGAAAGCCGTGGGCGAAATAGGGCTGGACTACTACTGGGACGACCACCCGAGGGAACTGCAGCAGAAAACCTTTGTCATGCAGTTGCGCATGGCCGTTCAGATAGACAAACCCGTGGTCATTCATTCGCGCGATGCCGACGAAGACACCGTGCGGCTGCTTGAAGCGGAAGGGTTTGCGGGACGTCCTTTGCTGTGGCACTGCTTCGGCGCGGACACGGCACTGGCTGAACGCATTGTGCGCAACGGCTGGCATGTCTCCGTTCCCGGCCCCGTCACCTATCCGGCCAACAACGCCCTGCGTGAAGCGCTTTCTGTCATACCGGCAGACAGACTGATGCTGGAGACAGACTGCCCGTACCTGACACCCGTACCGTGGCGCGGCAGACGCAACGAACCCGCGCTGGCAGCATTCACCGGGGCCTGTGTGGCCCGATGTCTGGGAATCGACCCCGCAGAACTCTGGACCCGGTGCGGAAACAACGCCCGCGCCTTTTTCGGGATACAATGA
- a CDS encoding DUF309 domain-containing protein, with the protein MTDLTETRPMCKGIAMRELFEAVEMFNAGDWYESHEILDMLWLAETSPERELYQGVLQIAAGLWHDRRGNRNAAQRLCTKGLGHLRSFPETCKGLRLGNFIRQVETLLHFFEQSATAPVPDDLIPFIYRTSDPQ; encoded by the coding sequence ATGACAGATCTCACCGAAACGCGGCCCATGTGCAAAGGCATCGCCATGCGCGAGCTTTTTGAAGCTGTGGAAATGTTCAACGCCGGCGACTGGTACGAAAGCCATGAAATACTGGACATGCTGTGGCTGGCGGAAACCAGCCCCGAACGCGAACTGTATCAGGGAGTTCTGCAGATAGCCGCCGGCCTGTGGCACGACCGCCGCGGCAACCGCAACGCCGCGCAGCGGCTGTGCACAAAGGGTCTGGGGCATCTCAGGTCATTTCCCGAAACATGCAAGGGACTGCGTCTGGGCAACTTCATCAGACAGGTTGAAACACTGCTGCATTTTTTTGAACAATCGGCCACAGCCCCCGTGCCCGACGACCTGATTCCCTTTATCTACAGGACATCAGACCCGCAATAA
- a CDS encoding YbaB/EbfC family nucleoid-associated protein — protein sequence MRGMQDMLRQAQIMQKKMTELQEQLGERTVDASAGGGMVSVTVSGKQELRAIKIDPAVVDPQDVDMLQDLVLAAINEGMRLSKEMVEKEMGALTGGLKIPGLM from the coding sequence ATGAGAGGCATGCAGGATATGCTGCGTCAGGCGCAGATTATGCAAAAGAAGATGACCGAGCTTCAGGAACAGCTTGGCGAGCGCACCGTGGATGCCAGTGCAGGCGGGGGCATGGTTTCAGTAACCGTGTCCGGCAAGCAGGAACTGCGCGCCATTAAAATAGACCCCGCTGTGGTGGACCCGCAGGATGTGGACATGCTGCAGGATCTTGTGCTGGCAGCCATCAATGAAGGGATGCGCCTTTCCAAGGAAATGGTTGAAAAAGAAATGGGTGCTCTGACCGGCGGCCTGAAAATTCCGGGGCTGATGTAA